One window from the genome of Armatimonadota bacterium encodes:
- the rpiB gene encoding ribose 5-phosphate isomerase B, whose amino-acid sequence MKIVVGSDHAGDHYKREVAQHLIGKGHDVEMVGSEGAERYDYPLAADLVAQRVGRGVSDMGILICGSGIGMSIRANRYPAIRAALCTSEDMAQLAREHNHANVLCLGERMISLSLATAIVDRFLESQPDNSERHAHRVTLLGQEITP is encoded by the coding sequence GTGAAAATCGTCGTCGGGAGCGACCACGCCGGCGACCATTACAAGAGGGAGGTCGCCCAACACCTGATCGGCAAAGGGCACGATGTGGAAATGGTCGGGAGCGAAGGGGCGGAAAGGTACGACTACCCCCTTGCCGCCGATTTGGTGGCCCAAAGGGTTGGCCGGGGAGTCTCCGACATGGGGATCCTCATCTGCGGCAGCGGGATCGGCATGTCCATCCGCGCGAACCGGTATCCGGCCATACGCGCCGCCCTTTGCACTTCCGAAGACATGGCCCAATTGGCCCGCGAGCACAACCACGCAAACGTCTTGTGCCTTGGCGAACGTATGATATCTTTAAGCTTGGCGACCGCGATTGTCGACAGGTTTTTGGAATCCCAGCCCGATAACTCAGAAAGGCACGCGCACAGGGTCACCCTCCTCGGGCAAGAAATCACCCCCTGA
- a CDS encoding DUF899 family protein: MPSPAELESQIIELKQQLAEARKANPPEPVANYEFESADGPVKLAELFGGKDFLYVIHNMGKGCQYCTLWADTLNPIVPILRTKAEVALCNMDSLETQRAMQASHNWDYRMVRDADRAFSQDMGYFQPAQESGDGRASLLPGISAFRKSSDGTVTRLNNTPFGPGDDFCPIWPLWELIGGSDWEPAG; the protein is encoded by the coding sequence ATGCCGAGCCCAGCCGAACTCGAATCACAGATTATTGAACTCAAACAGCAACTCGCCGAGGCCAGGAAGGCCAATCCCCCCGAGCCGGTTGCCAATTACGAATTTGAATCGGCCGATGGGCCGGTGAAACTCGCTGAACTCTTTGGCGGCAAGGATTTCCTCTATGTCATCCACAACATGGGCAAAGGGTGCCAATATTGCACGCTGTGGGCTGACACCCTGAACCCGATCGTTCCCATTCTTCGCACCAAAGCCGAGGTTGCACTGTGCAACATGGACAGTTTGGAAACCCAACGGGCCATGCAAGCCTCGCACAATTGGGATTACCGCATGGTTCGGGATGCCGATCGGGCTTTTTCACAAGATATGGGGTACTTCCAGCCGGCGCAAGAAAGCGGTGACGGCCGGGCGTCCCTTCTGCCCGGCATCAGCGCATTCCGCAAATCGTCTGATGGGACAGTGACCCGTTTGAACAACACGCCGTTTGGCCCCGGCGATGACTTTTGCCCGATTTGGCCGTTGTGGGAACTCATCGGCGGCTCGGACTGGGAGCCTGCGGGTTGA
- a CDS encoding S41 family peptidase: MKAARITLTIALFGILFGLGFFARDVLAGNRPDFGAFGRLAAAPDKKTQNPVETFQANYGYILAKHGQNTTPEKLRYAAMGGLVASLGDPHTNFLEPKVNEKFNTETSGNYSGVGARLQQDPLGARIAVVFAGGPAGNAGIKEGDIITQVDGKNVAGKPVDDIVDHILGEAGTPVTLGIIRTGQDGIIQMPIVRQKVVIPTVESKNLEGNIAYISISGFSEPTPMQFEEAVRQADARNPAGMILDLRGNPGGLLESAVKMLSLFVDDKPAVTIKARDGKSATLKTNRGQAISGSYPITILINEDSASAAEIFSGVMRDYGKAKLIGTHSYGKASVQELRRVPDGASVKVTIARYFLPSSGDIGRKVDEDGAYLSGGLKPDIEADIPRDFEGFKFAEPGHDPQLDKALEFIRKNRLN; encoded by the coding sequence ATGAAAGCAGCCCGGATCACCCTGACCATCGCCCTTTTCGGCATCTTGTTCGGCCTCGGATTCTTTGCCCGGGATGTCTTGGCCGGGAACCGACCCGACTTCGGGGCATTTGGAAGGCTGGCGGCCGCACCAGACAAAAAAACTCAGAACCCGGTTGAAACGTTTCAGGCCAACTATGGCTACATCCTTGCCAAACACGGGCAAAACACGACGCCGGAAAAACTCCGGTACGCCGCAATGGGCGGGCTTGTAGCCAGCTTGGGCGACCCCCACACCAATTTCTTGGAGCCCAAGGTCAATGAAAAGTTCAACACCGAGACCAGCGGCAACTATAGCGGGGTTGGGGCACGCTTGCAACAAGACCCCCTAGGCGCCCGCATCGCCGTAGTCTTTGCCGGTGGTCCGGCTGGCAACGCCGGGATCAAAGAAGGCGACATCATCACGCAAGTCGATGGGAAAAACGTTGCCGGTAAGCCTGTTGATGACATCGTCGACCACATCCTGGGTGAAGCCGGAACCCCAGTCACCCTCGGCATCATCAGGACAGGACAGGACGGGATCATCCAGATGCCGATCGTCCGGCAAAAGGTCGTCATCCCCACGGTGGAAAGCAAAAACCTCGAGGGGAACATCGCCTATATCTCCATCTCTGGATTCAGCGAGCCGACCCCGATGCAATTTGAAGAGGCCGTCCGCCAAGCCGATGCGCGCAACCCCGCCGGAATGATTCTCGACCTCCGCGGAAACCCCGGCGGGCTCTTGGAATCGGCAGTCAAGATGTTGTCCCTGTTTGTCGACGACAAACCCGCCGTTACCATCAAAGCGCGCGATGGGAAATCCGCAACCCTAAAAACCAACCGGGGGCAAGCCATTTCGGGAAGCTATCCCATCACGATCCTCATCAACGAGGATTCCGCCTCGGCCGCCGAAATCTTTAGCGGTGTTATGCGTGATTACGGCAAAGCAAAGCTCATTGGAACCCACAGCTACGGCAAGGCTTCTGTCCAAGAGTTGCGCCGCGTCCCCGATGGCGCCAGCGTCAAAGTGACCATTGCACGATACTTCCTCCCCTCCAGCGGAGATATCGGGCGGAAGGTCGATGAAGACGGCGCCTACCTCAGCGGAGGGCTCAAGCCAGACATAGAAGCAGACATCCCCCGTGACTTCGAAGGATTCAAATTTGCCGAACCAGGGCACGACCCTCAACTGGACAAAGCCCTCGAATTCATCCGCAAGAACCGGCTCAACTAG